The Plectropomus leopardus isolate mb unplaced genomic scaffold, YSFRI_Pleo_2.0 unplaced_scaffold958, whole genome shotgun sequence genome includes a region encoding these proteins:
- the LOC121940852 gene encoding protein LSM14 homolog A-like translates to LRSAAAGAPVNRRGRGGGHRGRGRFNVRRDGPMKFEKDFDFESANAQFNKEEIDREFQSKLKLKDEKTEKAEKAVNGEDKGDSGVETQNSEGNADEEGDPLGPNCYYDKSKSFFDNISCDDTRKANEKSGVSGFPRERRQTWAEERRMNAETFGIPLRQGRGRGGYRGRGGMGFRGGRGRSASRGSFGPPHGGGGFRGGYRGNQAGREFADLSAYRKDNKVAA, encoded by the exons CTTCGTTCAGCGGCTGCTGGAGCACCGGTTAACCGGCGCGGTCGAGGCGGCGGGCACCGAGGCAGAGGGCGCTTCAACGTTCGCCGAGACGGGCCCATGAAATTTGAGAAAGACTTTGACTTTGAGAGCGCCAACGCCCAGTTCAACAAGGAGGAGATCGACCGAGAGTTTCAGAGCAAGCTCAAGCTGAAAG atGAGAAGACTGAGAAGGCGGAGAAAGCCGTGAACGGAGAGGACAAGGGCGACTCGGGGGTCGAGACCCAGAACAGCGAAGGCAACGCTGATGAGGAGGGCGACCCACTTGGACCCAACTGCTACTACGACAAGTCCAAGTCCTTCTTTGACAACATCTCCTGTGACGACACCAG GAAAGCCAATGAGAAGTCTGGAGTGTCGGGTTTCCCGAG ggAGCGGAGGCAGACCTGGGccgaggagaggaggatgaaCGCAGAGACGTTCGGAATCCCCCTCCGCCAGGGTCGAGGCCGCGGAGGTTACCGTGGACGCGGAGGTATGGGCTTCCGCGGAGGTCGGGGTCGTTCGGCCAGCAGAGGGTCCTTCGGGCCGCCTCACGGAGGCGGCGGCTTCAGGGGAGGATACAGAGGAAACCAGGCCGGGCGAGAGTTCGCCGACTTATCAGCATACAGG AAGGACAACAAGGTGGCTGCGTAG